A portion of the Cryptomeria japonica chromosome 5, Sugi_1.0, whole genome shotgun sequence genome contains these proteins:
- the LOC131043970 gene encoding cortical cell-delineating protein-like produces the protein MRSLAQTIVHDRRANRVYLNGTGWPNNVSHAELDLAKFVTVLVALGMICLAMSMSSLVEARHYQSSPSSSSSSSSSSSSSSSGGSSSSCPLNAVKLGACVDVLGGLVNATIGDPAVNKCCPVLQGVLEIEAALCLCTTIRAKVLNLNIILPIALELFVQCGLTPPPGFKCPPLN, from the exons ATGAGGTCGCTTGCACAAACGATCGTACATGACAGAAGGGCTAACAGAGTTTATTTGAATGGTACAGGTTGGCCAAACAATGTATCACATGCAGAGCTTGATCTTGCAAAATTCGTCACGG TATTGGTTGCATTGGGTATGATCTGTCTGGCAATGAGCATGAGTTCCCTGGTGGAAGCACGCCATTACCAGTCATCTccgtcttcttcatcatcttcatcctcatcctcatcatcttcatcaagcGGGGGGAGTTCATCAAGCTGTCCACTAAATGCAGTGAAATTGGGAGCTTGTGTGGATGTGCTGGGAGGGCTGGTAAATGCTACAATTGGAGATCCCGCTGTGAACAAATGCTGCCCTGTTCTACAAGGCGTTTTGGAAATAGAGGCAGCCCTGTGTCTGTGTACAACCATTAGGGCAAAGGTTCTGAACCTGAACATCATCCTTCCCATCGCACTTGAGCTCTTTGTTCAATGCGGCCTCACCCCTCCTCCTGGTTTCAAATGCCCTCCTCTTAACTGA